Proteins encoded together in one Rhizobium sp. 11515TR window:
- a CDS encoding aldehyde dehydrogenase, translated as MHEPLTAAEYKAIAAGLGLPTNAFIDGSFRPANSGKTFETINPATGELLANIAACDVSDVDYAVLKAREAFEDGRWRQLSPAERKATLIKFARLLEENRHELAVMESLDSGKPVRECQTVDVPDTIHTIRWHAEAIDKLYDNTNPVGPDALAMVVREPIGVVGCVLPWNFPLLMLAWKIGPALAAGCSVIVKPAQETTLTTLRVAELAYEAGIPAGVFNVVTGSGRDVGEPLGLHMDVDMVAFTGSTPTGRRFLHYSADSNLKKVVLECGGKNPAVVLEDAEDLDLVAEQIVNGAFWNMGENCSASSRLIVQANIKDELLKRIGAYMHEWKTGDPLDPENRVGALVSKNHYEKVTSFLHDVKSEKLTIAHGGETHGGIFVEPTVVDGVTSASRLFKEEIFGPILSVTTFNTLAEAVALANDTNYGLTASVYTGSLKNAIRLSRDIRAGLVTVNCFGEGDATTPFGGYKESGFGGRDKSIFAHDNYCELKTIWIDISDRSIDETIR; from the coding sequence ATGCATGAACCTTTGACCGCCGCCGAATACAAGGCGATCGCCGCCGGCCTCGGTCTGCCGACGAACGCCTTCATCGACGGCTCCTTCCGGCCGGCCAATTCCGGCAAGACGTTCGAGACCATCAATCCGGCGACCGGCGAACTCCTGGCTAACATTGCCGCCTGTGACGTCAGCGACGTCGACTACGCCGTGCTCAAGGCAAGAGAGGCCTTCGAGGATGGCCGCTGGCGTCAGCTATCGCCGGCCGAGCGCAAGGCAACGCTCATCAAGTTCGCCCGGCTGCTGGAAGAGAACCGTCACGAACTGGCGGTCATGGAGAGCCTCGATAGCGGCAAGCCGGTTCGCGAATGTCAGACCGTTGACGTGCCCGACACCATCCATACCATCCGCTGGCATGCCGAGGCGATCGACAAGCTCTATGACAACACCAATCCGGTCGGCCCGGACGCGCTGGCGATGGTGGTGCGCGAGCCGATCGGCGTCGTCGGCTGCGTGCTGCCCTGGAACTTCCCCCTGCTGATGCTTGCCTGGAAGATCGGTCCGGCGCTGGCTGCCGGTTGCTCCGTCATCGTCAAGCCCGCGCAGGAGACGACGCTGACGACGCTGCGGGTTGCCGAACTTGCCTATGAAGCCGGCATCCCGGCCGGTGTCTTCAATGTCGTCACTGGCAGCGGCCGGGATGTCGGCGAACCGCTCGGCCTGCATATGGATGTCGACATGGTGGCCTTTACCGGCTCGACACCAACAGGCCGCCGTTTCCTGCATTATTCCGCCGATTCCAACCTGAAGAAGGTCGTTCTCGAATGCGGCGGCAAGAACCCGGCCGTGGTGCTGGAAGATGCCGAAGATCTCGATCTCGTCGCCGAGCAGATCGTCAACGGTGCCTTCTGGAACATGGGCGAAAACTGCTCAGCCAGTTCGCGCCTCATCGTCCAAGCTAACATCAAGGACGAGCTTTTGAAGCGCATCGGCGCCTATATGCACGAGTGGAAGACGGGCGATCCCCTCGATCCGGAAAACCGCGTCGGCGCACTGGTCAGCAAAAACCATTATGAGAAGGTCACCTCCTTCCTTCACGACGTCAAAAGCGAGAAGCTGACGATCGCCCATGGCGGCGAAACGCATGGCGGCATCTTCGTCGAGCCGACGGTGGTTGACGGCGTCACGTCCGCAAGCCGGCTGTTCAAGGAGGAGATCTTCGGGCCGATCCTGTCGGTGACGACGTTCAACACGCTGGCCGAGGCCGTCGCTCTTGCCAACGACACCAATTATGGCCTGACGGCGTCGGTCTATACCGGCAGCCTGAAGAATGCGATCCGGCTGTCACGCGACATCCGGGCCGGCCTCGTCACCGTCAACTGCTTCGGCGAAGGCGACGCAACGACGCCATTCGGCGGCTACAAGGAGTCCGGTTTCGGCGGACGCGACAAGTCGATCTTCGCCCACGACAATTATTGCGAACTGAAGACGATCTGGATCGATATCTCTGATCGCTCGATAGACGAGACGATCCGATGA
- a CDS encoding dihydrodipicolinate synthase family protein, with product MNFEGIYTPAITPHGPDRQIDKAAFAAVLESLVEAKVHGIIIGGSTGEYYAQSMQERLDLAAYAKQIIAKRLPLIVGTGAIRTEDSVAYATAAKEIGADAILVTSPPYALPTEKENAIHALTVDRAADLPIMLYNYPARMGVMMGDEYFSRVGKSKNVRAIKESSGEMANVHLLARKFPHIALSCGWDDQALEFFAWGAKSWVCAGSNFLPREHVALYEACVLEKNFDKGRAIMSAMLPLMDFLETGKFVQSIKHGCEIIGLKAGPVRAPLRGMTSEEKRTLQTVVATLKRTVAQITSGANHA from the coding sequence TTGAATTTCGAAGGCATCTATACCCCGGCGATCACGCCGCACGGACCGGACCGCCAGATAGACAAGGCTGCCTTCGCAGCCGTCCTGGAATCGCTCGTCGAGGCCAAGGTTCACGGCATCATCATCGGTGGCTCCACGGGCGAATATTATGCCCAGTCCATGCAGGAACGGCTTGATCTTGCTGCCTACGCCAAACAGATCATCGCAAAACGTCTGCCGCTGATCGTCGGCACCGGGGCGATCCGTACGGAGGATTCGGTCGCTTATGCAACGGCAGCAAAAGAGATCGGCGCGGATGCAATCCTCGTGACGTCGCCACCCTATGCCCTGCCGACGGAGAAGGAAAACGCCATTCACGCATTGACGGTCGACCGCGCCGCCGATCTGCCGATCATGCTCTACAACTATCCTGCCCGCATGGGCGTGATGATGGGCGACGAATATTTCTCGCGCGTCGGCAAATCCAAGAATGTGAGAGCGATCAAGGAAAGTTCCGGAGAGATGGCGAACGTCCATCTGCTGGCGCGGAAATTTCCTCACATCGCACTGTCTTGCGGCTGGGACGACCAGGCGCTCGAATTCTTCGCCTGGGGTGCAAAAAGCTGGGTATGCGCCGGCTCGAACTTCCTGCCTCGCGAACATGTCGCGCTCTACGAAGCCTGCGTGCTCGAAAAGAATTTCGACAAGGGTCGCGCCATCATGTCGGCGATGCTGCCGCTGATGGATTTTCTCGAAACCGGCAAGTTCGTGCAATCGATCAAGCATGGCTGCGAGATCATCGGCCTCAAGGCCGGGCCTGTCCGCGCGCCGCTGCGCGGAATGACCTCCGAGGAAAAAAGAACCCTCCAGACTGTCGTCGCCACCTTGAAGCGCACGGTCGCCCAGATCACGTCGGGAGCCAATCATGCATGA
- a CDS encoding NAD(P)/FAD-dependent oxidoreductase yields MTTTSVKRLPAENGRSGWEAISRRSLPVRSLEGNVTADWLIIGAGFAGLSAARRLLQLRPYDKIVVLDASEIGKGTSGRNSGFMIDVPHNLSSSEYASGGLDATRLEMAQNRAAIAFAKEAADEYAMSSETFDPAGKINAAATARGMRLNISFGQSLRSAGEKHAFLNAAEMQEITGSDYYLGGLFTPGAVLIQPANYIREFAAGLSRKIDLFERSPVTALTRNKGTWAAISPRGKVTAPNVILGVNGHIDDFGHFRGRLMHIFAYASMTAPFPAEDFGRQVSGRDRWALLPADAMGATVRKITSCGQSRIVIRTKYTYETTITVSDHRMAKMATEHRNSLDARFPGLKELPFEYSWAGRLCLSRNHVPAFGEIEEGLYSACCENGLGTVKSTLAGIMAAELATGTASEQLEQYMDHAAPSRLPPEPFAWLGINSVIRLQELRAGREG; encoded by the coding sequence ATGACCACGACGTCCGTCAAACGTCTGCCGGCAGAGAATGGAAGGTCGGGCTGGGAGGCGATCAGTCGACGTTCTCTCCCGGTCCGGAGCCTGGAAGGCAACGTGACCGCGGACTGGCTCATCATCGGTGCAGGCTTTGCCGGGCTCTCGGCGGCTCGCCGTCTGCTGCAGCTCCGGCCCTACGATAAAATCGTCGTACTTGATGCAAGCGAGATCGGCAAGGGCACCTCGGGCCGCAATTCCGGCTTCATGATCGACGTCCCGCACAATCTATCGTCGAGCGAATATGCGAGTGGCGGTCTGGACGCCACTCGCCTGGAGATGGCTCAGAACAGGGCTGCGATCGCCTTTGCGAAAGAAGCCGCGGACGAATACGCCATGTCGTCCGAGACGTTCGACCCGGCGGGCAAGATCAATGCGGCGGCAACCGCGCGCGGAATGAGACTGAACATCAGCTTTGGCCAATCCTTGCGGAGCGCAGGCGAAAAGCACGCATTTCTGAATGCCGCCGAAATGCAGGAGATCACCGGATCCGACTATTATCTTGGCGGCCTGTTTACGCCGGGCGCAGTCCTGATCCAGCCGGCGAACTATATCCGCGAATTCGCCGCAGGGCTGTCTCGCAAAATCGACCTCTTCGAAAGATCGCCGGTTACCGCCCTGACGCGGAACAAAGGTACATGGGCGGCGATCTCCCCTCGCGGCAAGGTCACCGCACCGAACGTTATCCTCGGTGTCAACGGTCACATCGACGACTTCGGTCACTTCCGCGGCCGCCTGATGCACATCTTTGCATACGCCTCGATGACCGCCCCCTTTCCCGCGGAAGATTTTGGCCGTCAGGTTTCGGGGCGCGATCGGTGGGCGCTGCTTCCGGCCGATGCCATGGGTGCGACGGTGCGAAAGATCACCTCCTGCGGACAGTCGCGCATCGTCATTCGGACGAAATACACCTACGAGACGACGATCACCGTTTCGGATCATCGAATGGCCAAGATGGCCACGGAACACAGAAACTCCCTCGATGCGCGGTTTCCCGGGCTCAAGGAGCTCCCCTTCGAATATAGCTGGGCAGGGCGTCTTTGCCTGAGCCGCAATCATGTACCGGCCTTCGGCGAAATCGAGGAAGGGCTTTATTCGGCATGCTGCGAAAACGGGCTCGGCACCGTCAAGAGCACATTGGCAGGCATAATGGCCGCTGAACTTGCGACCGGCACTGCCTCGGAACAACTCGAACAATACATGGATCACGCCGCGCCATCCCGGTTGCCACCGGAACCGTTCGCATGGCTCGGCATCAATTCCGTGATCCGTTTGCAGGAATTGCGCGCAGGCCGCGAGGGATGA
- a CDS encoding glycine betaine ABC transporter substrate-binding protein, producing MKTLWKALCAAAMVGMTAFSAHAEEKSITVGTMSWEDLTPITGITKKVLEDAGYTVKVVPFSEWGIAYAALSKGDIQILASQTDYVAQDYWDKNKKRLEKISPVSHGLFQGVAVPKYVPIDSIDQLNANADKFGGKIVGIEPGSGLMRDTANAVKGYDLKLQLVEGSTSAMTAALKSAVDRKEWIAVTIWEPSWMMQKYDVKFLKDPKGIFPPPQSYYWIGKKGFSADYPHAREVIASVYVPLADITAINSAVNDGKTMDEAIKDWTTSHTDLLKRWENIKGE from the coding sequence ATGAAGACTTTGTGGAAAGCGCTCTGCGCCGCCGCGATGGTCGGAATGACCGCATTCTCCGCGCATGCGGAAGAGAAGAGCATCACCGTAGGAACGATGTCGTGGGAAGACCTGACACCGATCACTGGGATTACTAAAAAGGTGCTGGAGGATGCCGGCTATACGGTAAAGGTCGTGCCGTTCTCCGAATGGGGCATCGCCTATGCAGCACTCAGCAAGGGTGACATCCAGATCCTTGCCTCTCAGACCGATTACGTCGCACAGGACTATTGGGACAAGAACAAGAAGCGCCTCGAAAAGATCTCGCCCGTTTCGCACGGCCTGTTCCAAGGCGTTGCCGTCCCGAAATACGTTCCGATCGATTCGATCGATCAGTTGAACGCCAATGCCGACAAGTTCGGCGGCAAGATCGTCGGCATCGAGCCGGGTTCAGGCTTGATGCGCGATACTGCTAACGCCGTCAAAGGCTATGACTTGAAACTGCAGCTTGTCGAAGGCAGCACCTCCGCCATGACCGCAGCGCTGAAATCCGCCGTCGACCGGAAGGAATGGATTGCCGTGACGATCTGGGAGCCGTCCTGGATGATGCAGAAATATGACGTAAAATTCCTGAAGGATCCCAAGGGCATCTTCCCGCCGCCGCAGAGCTACTATTGGATCGGCAAGAAAGGTTTCTCCGCCGACTATCCGCACGCCCGCGAGGTCATCGCCAGCGTCTATGTGCCGCTCGCCGACATTACCGCGATCAACAGCGCCGTGAATGACGGCAAGACGATGGACGAGGCCATCAAGGACTGGACCACGAGCCACACCGATCTCCTGAAGCGGTGGGAGAATATCAAGGGCGAATGA
- a CDS encoding GntR family transcriptional regulator: protein MKGGKSNLYEDLKRQILTMELDPDQDLDEASLSEQYGLSRTPVREIFRRLEGEGYIDIRANRGARVSPMNHQTLRHFFLVAPMIYAAIGRLAVQNFKPKQLVDLKETQDRFRSASIAGDALAMVLENNRFHEIIGEMSFNAYLQPSLGRLLIDHARIGHTFFRPKNDDMRERLQLAVEHHDGFIEAIARHDEDTVVDLVFEHWELSRENMEMFIAPQGMKADALVEVPVASMEKSS from the coding sequence ATGAAGGGCGGGAAGAGCAATCTTTACGAGGATCTGAAGCGTCAAATTCTGACGATGGAGCTCGATCCCGATCAGGATTTGGATGAAGCGAGCCTCAGCGAACAATACGGCCTCTCCCGCACCCCCGTCCGGGAAATCTTTCGGCGTCTCGAAGGCGAAGGCTATATCGACATCCGGGCCAATCGCGGCGCGCGCGTCAGCCCGATGAACCATCAGACCCTCAGGCACTTCTTCCTGGTCGCACCGATGATTTATGCGGCGATCGGCAGGCTCGCGGTTCAAAACTTTAAACCGAAACAGCTCGTGGATCTGAAGGAGACGCAGGATCGGTTCCGGTCTGCAAGCATCGCCGGCGATGCTCTCGCCATGGTGCTGGAGAATAATCGTTTCCACGAAATCATCGGCGAAATGTCGTTCAATGCCTATCTTCAGCCGAGCCTGGGCCGCCTGCTGATCGACCATGCACGGATCGGCCACACCTTCTTCCGGCCGAAGAACGACGATATGCGCGAACGGCTTCAACTCGCCGTGGAGCATCATGATGGCTTCATCGAGGCTATCGCGCGGCACGATGAAGACACCGTCGTGGACCTGGTCTTCGAACATTGGGAACTGTCGCGCGAGAACATGGAAATGTTCATCGCGCCGCAAGGAATGAAGGCGGACGCGCTCGTCGAAGTGCCCGTCGCATCGATGGAGAAATCGTCTTGA
- a CDS encoding methyl-accepting chemotaxis protein codes for MASIQQKIILASVAIFVIAGGATGVGIWSASTLTQDAEKIAGSAQVLRNHMQADMMHDALRADVLAALLASDPASGIRFETVNSDLSEHVTSFREMIKANKALATDPETQKVLAGVESPLLAYIDNATKMVATAEKDPAGALKALPDFMKQFSTLETAMEEAGDQIQKVSESISAESTRTANSIRDFMQGLLGLTALFSIMLFILFRRTVCKPILALCADMAKLAGGETNIACTGIGRRDEVGTMAQAVEVFRKAAIAKGELEADAARDRQQAEADRIAAQRQAETDAAERLRVATSGLAMGLKRLASGDLSFQLDEPFAPDFEALRHDFNTSLQQLSSTLRAIAESIVSIDSGTQEISSGTNDLSRRTEQQAASLEETAAALDQITVNVSNSSKRTEEARVAATVADHSAARSVDVVSRAEEAMQRIESSSQQISNIIGVIDDIAFQTNLLALNAGVEAARAGEAGKGFAVVAQEVRELAQRSAAAAKEIKMLINASSTEVDGGVKLVRETGIALKEIGERISGINEHMNAIAASAKEQSTGLAEVNAAVNTMDQTTQQNAAMVEQSTAASAALAAEASKLSELVSQFRLDAGALANSAVLRQTARAMAEPSRRASAEPVAQMARRSAAVGGRVVSDWKEF; via the coding sequence ATGGCATCGATCCAGCAGAAAATCATCCTGGCAAGTGTGGCAATATTTGTGATTGCGGGCGGCGCAACCGGCGTGGGCATATGGTCCGCTTCGACGCTGACGCAGGATGCCGAGAAAATAGCAGGATCGGCTCAGGTTCTGCGTAATCACATGCAGGCAGATATGATGCATGATGCTTTAAGAGCGGATGTCTTGGCTGCATTGCTTGCTTCCGATCCCGCGTCCGGCATCCGCTTTGAAACGGTTAACTCGGATCTTTCGGAACATGTCACCTCGTTTCGCGAGATGATTAAGGCCAACAAGGCGCTCGCAACGGATCCGGAAACTCAAAAGGTGCTTGCCGGCGTCGAATCTCCGTTGCTGGCCTATATCGATAACGCAACCAAAATGGTCGCGACGGCGGAGAAGGATCCAGCTGGCGCCTTGAAGGCATTGCCCGATTTCATGAAGCAGTTTTCTACCTTGGAAACTGCCATGGAGGAAGCAGGCGATCAGATACAAAAAGTATCGGAATCGATCTCGGCGGAGAGTACCCGCACGGCAAATTCCATTCGCGACTTCATGCAGGGGCTTCTGGGGCTGACTGCGCTGTTCTCCATCATGCTCTTCATATTGTTCCGCAGGACCGTGTGCAAACCCATCCTGGCGCTTTGCGCGGATATGGCCAAGCTCGCGGGCGGCGAGACCAATATCGCTTGCACGGGCATCGGCCGAAGGGACGAAGTAGGGACGATGGCGCAGGCCGTCGAAGTATTCCGAAAAGCAGCAATCGCCAAGGGCGAGCTCGAAGCGGACGCGGCAAGGGACCGTCAGCAGGCGGAAGCAGACAGAATCGCTGCCCAGCGGCAGGCGGAAACCGATGCCGCAGAGCGTTTGCGAGTCGCGACATCCGGTCTTGCCATGGGGCTTAAGAGGTTGGCCTCCGGGGATCTTTCCTTCCAGCTCGATGAGCCATTCGCTCCGGATTTCGAAGCTCTTCGGCACGATTTCAACACGTCGCTGCAGCAGTTGAGCAGCACGTTGCGGGCGATTGCCGAGAGCATAGTGTCGATTGACAGCGGCACCCAGGAGATCTCTTCCGGAACCAACGATCTTTCCCGCCGCACCGAGCAGCAGGCAGCATCGCTTGAAGAGACAGCCGCCGCTCTCGATCAGATTACGGTCAATGTAAGCAATTCGAGCAAGCGGACGGAAGAAGCGCGAGTGGCGGCCACTGTCGCCGATCATAGCGCAGCCAGGTCAGTTGACGTCGTCAGCAGGGCCGAGGAAGCTATGCAGCGAATAGAGAGTTCTTCCCAGCAGATTTCCAATATCATCGGCGTGATCGATGACATTGCCTTCCAGACCAACCTATTGGCGCTCAACGCCGGGGTGGAAGCGGCGCGCGCCGGCGAAGCTGGCAAGGGATTTGCCGTTGTGGCGCAGGAAGTGCGGGAATTGGCGCAGCGCTCCGCGGCGGCGGCAAAAGAGATCAAAATGCTGATCAATGCGTCTTCGACCGAGGTCGATGGTGGAGTGAAGCTCGTGCGTGAAACGGGTATCGCATTGAAGGAAATCGGTGAGCGCATCTCCGGCATAAACGAGCACATGAACGCCATCGCCGCGTCCGCCAAGGAGCAGTCGACAGGCCTTGCCGAGGTCAATGCGGCGGTCAATACGATGGATCAGACGACGCAACAGAATGCGGCGATGGTCGAGCAGTCGACGGCAGCCTCCGCCGCGCTTGCCGCTGAGGCCAGCAAGCTGAGCGAACTCGTATCTCAATTCCGCCTTGACGCCGGGGCCTTAGCGAACTCGGCAGTCTTGCGACAAACCGCGCGCGCCATGGCTGAGCCATCGCGTCGCGCTTCCGCCGAGCCGGTTGCGCAAATGGCCCGCAGATCGGCTGCCGTTGGCGGTCGAGTCGTTTCCGATTGGAAGGAGTTTTGA